The following DNA comes from Chryseobacterium gallinarum.
CCAGACCATCAGTGGTACTTTCATCAGAGCTGGAAACTCCACCAAGAGTAACATTTCCTTTGTTTTTTACTGAAGCATATCCAATTCCGGCTCCTAAAAACGGAACAAATTTACTTTCATTAGCAAAGTAATAAGTAGCTGTAGGCATTACAGAGAAACTCGTTGTAGTAGCCTTTACACCTTGATATTTTGTAGTAGCACTTGTAAGCCCCAAGTCAATACCAACAGCCAATTTATCAATTACAAAATATCCTACTGAAGGCGTTAATGAGATCGTACTTACTTTAGGGCCGTCTGCGGATTGACCTCCTACTTTCACGGTTGTAGTAACATTGTTGAAGCCAAAGCCTGTATTTCCACTGATCACCCAATCTCCCTTAGTCATTTGAGCATTAGACCACCCAAAAAGTGCGATAGCACCAGCTAGTAATAGTTTTTTCATGATTATTATATTAAAAATTTCGGGTGCAAAGATAATAAAAAGTTAAATATTTAAACAAAACATGTCGTTTTCAATGATTTTATTTAATTAAGAACAATTAATTATGATAAAATATTAAAACAACATTTTATTTTCAATAAAAAAGCCCTGAGAAAATCTCAGGGCTCTATTGCTATATGCTGTATTTATTATTTTGAAAATACATATTTAACTCCGAAAGTTACAGAAGTTAAGTTTAAACCGAAGTTATAATCATTAACTCTCTTAGCTCCGTCAACATTTTGCTTGTAAGTGTTGTATCCGAATTCACCGATAGTAGCTTCGATAGTCCAGTTTTTGTTTAAGAAATAATCTAAACCTGGCTTAATGTTTACACCGATTGAAGTGAAGTTAGCTTTATCAGATGAAGATGAAGTTGTAGTAGTTGTTCCAGCTGCAGTAGTTGTTGTAGTTGTAGTAGTTCCTTCAACTTTGTTTTGACCAAATGCCATTGGAACTTCTAATTGACCGAAGATATATAATTTATCAGCTAAAGTCCAATATTTTCTTACGAAAGGAGCAACAACGAATGCAGATTCAGTTACTTTACCTTCAGTTACCATTAAAGGATTAGTTCCTGTAGTTTTTGTTACTTTTTCATTATCGTTTTTGTAACCAACACCTAAACCTACTGCTAAGTTAGTATCTACAAAATATCCTACAGTTGGAAGAATTTTGAAGCTTTCAACTTTTTTATCTGTATTGTTGTTTTCTTTTTGAGAATAACCAACTTGTCCTGATAAATATGTAGTTCCTTTAGCAATTTGAGCGTTTGATAAACCAAAAAGTGCAACAGCACCCGCTAATAATATTTTTTTCATTTTAAAAAATTTTAATACTTTCTGGGAGCAAATTTACAGAGGCAGCCTTTAATATTAAAATTTGTTAATGTGATTAATATCATTGTTAAATATTGGTATTTATAGAAATAAATTATATCCGATAAAACATTTTGACTTTTTCACAATATTATGAATAAAAAAATAATTTTTATTTAACAAGAGCGGAATATTCTTATAATGTACAATCCTTCATTTTTATCAACCCTTTTCCTTTTTTATCTGTTTAATGAAAATATACGATACAAAACGTTAACAATAAGGATATTAAATCTTAAAATTCAATCAATATTATAATATCTGGATAAAACAAGCTGGCCTGTTCGGGAATCAGCTCTACTGAGCTCAAATTTTATGATAAAAAAACTCCGGCCTTCGGCCGGAGTCCTGTTATCTTTTAGCTATCCTTATTTGATAAAGAAGTTATATCCTAAGTTTACAGCACCTATATTCCAGCTGTCTCTGTACCAACCGTAGTCACGTCTGTTACTTACAGACTGGTATCCTATATACAATTCTCCTTTAGACATCTGGTATCCGAATTTGGGTTGTGCATAGAAACCTCCGTCTATACCATCTTTAGTAGAGATGCCATATCCAAGATCCAATCCTACAAAGATAGGGGCACCTTTAAATTTATATTTTCCGGAAACTGCTACGGGAATAAATCCGAAATCATCAAAATGATCTTTTCCGAAAAAATGAGAATATCCTGTTGTAACACCAAGATCAAGACCTTTAGTGATATTCCACATATAAGCGGCATCCACTCCTAATGTAAATGAAGAGATATCACTTGCATCAGCTACCGGTACCCCAATATGTCCACCTAATTTAAAACCTTCCTGCGCCTGTGCAGCACCTCCTAAAAGCGCAAAAGCACCTAGTAATAACAGTTTTTTCATTTTTAGTTGTTTAATTATCGCCCAAAAATACTAATTATTTTCTTTATTGATAGAATTTTCATGAATCATGTTCTTTAAAATAAAAAAAACAGGACTAAAATTAATCCTGTTTTTGTTTATGTATTAAAATCCTTCATTAATTACCTCCGAATTTAAAACCGACACCCACCTGAATAAAGCTGTTCGTCAGTTTTTCATTTCCTTGTGCATTTTTAGCAAGATTGGAAACACCGAGGTTATATCTTGCATCAAAGAACAATCCGTTTTCCAGCGCGTATTCAGCTCCAAGGAAAGGAGCGAGGTTTAGTGTATTCACCTGATCTTTGATATCCACCTCTTTATCCGCATCAAATTCAAATAATGGGCCCATTCCCAGATCAGCAGAAAGCTTTGATTTCGCAGAAAGGATAAGTCCTACGTTTACTCCTGCAGAAACAGAAAGCCCTTCAGTAATAAAATACTTAGCCGATACAGGAACCAATAAAGTATGGAAAGTCTGCTTGGCTTTGAAATTAAAAAAAGTAGTCGGATCATCGGGATCAGCTTCCTGTATCTTTACCTTTCCTCCTAATGGTGAATATAAAAGTTCTCCCTGAAGGGCAAACTTATCACTCAGTTTATATTCGGCGATTCCTCCGATGTAAAAGGTATGTAACGGATCTGAAGTTTCAGACTGTCCATCCCCTTTTGCTTTTAAGGTAGAATATGAATACCCTGCCTTCGGACCAAATCTAAATTCCTGCGCATTGGCTGTAATTCCCATAACAGCTACAGCTGCAATCAGTAAAAGTTTTTTCATTGTTAATTAGTTTTAATTTTTAGGAAAGCAAAACTAATTAATTTTTCCAGATTACCAAATTTTAATATAAAAAATAAACATTAATAAGATTTTACTAGAATTTTAATCCTAGAATCAGTCATTTCTTAATCTTTTTTCTTCATCATTGTAAGCCAGAATGATTTTCTTTACTACCGGGTGTCTTACCACATCTTCTTCTGTAAGATGTACAAAACCGATTTCATTGACTCCTTTCAGGATTCTCATTGCTTCTTTCAGCCCGGATTGCTGGTTTTTAGGCAGGTCAATCTGACTTGGATCCCCTGTAATGATAAACTTGGCATTCATCCCCATCCTGGTTAAAAACATTTTCATCTGTGCATGAGTCGTATTCTGTGCTTCATCAAGAATTACAAAAGCATCATCAAGGGTACGTCCTCTCATAAAAGCTAACGGAGCCACCTCTATAACTTTCTTTTCCATAAAACCTTCCAGTTTTTCATGCGGAATCATGTCGCGAAGGGCATCATACAAAGGTTGTAAATAAGGGTCCAGCTTTTCTTTAAGATCACCGGGTAAAAATCCAAGGCTTTCCCCTGCTTCTACTGCCGGCCTTGTCAGGATAATCCTTTTAACCTCTTTATCTCTTAATGCTTTTGCAGCTAAGGCTACACTGGTATAGGTTTTCCCGGTACCTGCGGGACCTATGGCAAAGACCATATCTTTTTTCTCGGTTTCCTTTACCAGTTTTTTCAGATTGGTCGTTTTGGCTTTGATTATTTTCCCGTTTACTCCTTTTACAATAATATCCTGGTCGAAAATCAGTTGTTTCTCATTTTCATCTTTAATATTCAGGATATTTTCAACATCTTTCAGGCCTATTGAGTTGTTTTTAGAAATGAAACGGACAATATCATCCAGTTTTTGTTTCAGAATATCTAAAGCTTCCTGGTTTCCCATCGCAAAGATAAAGTGATCTCTCCCTGTGATTTTAAGAGTCGGAAAAGTAGATTTTATTAAGTTGAAATATTGGTTATTAACTCCATAGAAGATTTTAGCGTCGATATCTTCCAAATCATATGTTAATTCAAACATGCAGTATTTTTATTTTTAGATTTTAAAATTAAAGTTTTTTTTCAAATTTATATCAAATTCTTTTCAACAATCTTTCGGGCTTTCTTTTTATTTTAAATAACTTTGCGATATTACATTATTCTATAAATTGCTCATGTCAATTATTACCCTTACTTCGGATTTCGGAAATTTAGATTACAGAGTAGCCGCTGTAAAAGGCAAAATTCTGTCTCTAAACCCTGAGGTTAATATTATTGATATAACCCACGATATCCAGGCATTCAACCTCATACAGACTTCTTATATCGTACGAAATGCTTATAAATATTTCCCTAAAGGAACCATTCATATCATTTCTGTAGATAGTTTTTATAACAGATCAAGAAAAAATATCCTTTACAAGGCGGACGGATCTTATTTCCTGGCGGCCGACAATGGTATTTTAAGCCTTATATTTTTTGACATCAAACCCGAGGCGATCTATGAGATTACCTTAAATAACCGTTTTGATGACATTATCAATTTTACTTCTACGGATATTTTTGTCCCTGCGGCTGTACATCTTGCCAATGGAGGACTTCCGGAGGTCATCGGAAGAAAAATAGATACCGCCAAACAGCTGATGTTCCCTAAGCCGGTTTATAATGAATCCGAAAGAATGATCATCGGGGAAGTTACCTATATTGATAATTTCGGAAATATAATCTCAAATATCAGCAAAGATTTCTTTGAAAATATCGGCAAAGGATATAATAGTTTTACGATAAAATTCAGGAATTTAACTCTTTCCAGGGTATTTTCCAGCCACACAGAAGTGGTTTCTGACTGGGAAAGAGAGACTGAATTCCATGGGCAGTCTGCAGCAATCTTTAATGACAGTCAGTTATTAGAACTTACCATCTATAAGGGAAGCAGGAAAAACGGGGCAAAAAGCCTGTTTGGATTGAATGTAGGCGAGAATATTTACATTGAATTTGCCTAAAATTATATATTTCATAAAAAAACCGATTTTTTTTATATATTTGTCAAAATCTAAAAATCAAAAATGGCAGAATACAAATTATTGCTTCCTTCTATGGGAGAAGGGGTTATGGAAGCGACAATTATCACTTGGTTATTCAATGAAGGTGATAATGTTAAAGAAGATGATTCCGTAGTAGAAATTGCAACAGATAAAGTAGATTCAGATGTACCGACACCAGTTTCGGGAAAAATTGTAAAAATTTTAAAGCAAAAAGATGAAGTTGCAAAAGTAGGTGAGCCGATTGCTATTTTAGAAATTGAAGGTGAAGGAACGGCTTCAGAAGAAGAAGTATCATCAGAAACAACAACAGCCGCTGCTCCGGATACCGAAACATTAAAAACGATTGAAGAGCCTTTAAAAACAGCAGCAACTTCAACGACAGAATTCTCAGGAGATCTTTATTTATCTCCATTAGTAAAATCTATTGCACAACAGGAAAATATTTCTGAAGCTGAGCTGAAATCTATCAAAGGAAGTGGTCTGGAAGGAAGAATTACCAAGGAAGATATATTAGGATATGTTTCCAACAGAGGAAACCAACCTGCTCCACAGGCGGCTCCTGCACCAACCGCTGTTACTCCGCAACCAGCAGTTTCAGCCCCTGCAGCTACCGTTCCGGTAAGTGCTGGTGACGAAATCATTCCTATGGACAGAATGAGAAAGATCATCGCTGAAAACATGGTAAAAGCTAAGCAAATTGCTCCTCATGTTACTTCTTTCATTGAAACAGACGTTACCAACGTTGTAAAATGGAGAAATAAAAACAAAGCGATTTTCGAAAAACGTGAAGGTGAAAAACTGACTTTCATGCCAA
Coding sequences within:
- a CDS encoding outer membrane protein, with translation MKKLLLAGAIALFGWSNAQMTKGDWVISGNTGFGFNNVTTTVKVGGQSADGPKVSTISLTPSVGYFVIDKLAVGIDLGLTSATTKYQGVKATTTSFSVMPTATYYFANESKFVPFLGAGIGYASVKNKGNVTLGGVSSSDESTTDGLAWKVKGGVTYMATQSLGINLGVSYDQFSNKQTYYGMDVKTNVKTFGVNVGFSYFIKAKAQKSDK
- a CDS encoding outer membrane beta-barrel protein; the encoded protein is MKKILLAGAVALFGLSNAQIAKGTTYLSGQVGYSQKENNNTDKKVESFKILPTVGYFVDTNLAVGLGVGYKNDNEKVTKTTGTNPLMVTEGKVTESAFVVAPFVRKYWTLADKLYIFGQLEVPMAFGQNKVEGTTTTTTTTAAGTTTTTSSSSDKANFTSIGVNIKPGLDYFLNKNWTIEATIGEFGYNTYKQNVDGAKRVNDYNFGLNLTSVTFGVKYVFSK
- a CDS encoding porin family protein; this encodes MKKLLLIAAVAVMGITANAQEFRFGPKAGYSYSTLKAKGDGQSETSDPLHTFYIGGIAEYKLSDKFALQGELLYSPLGGKVKIQEADPDDPTTFFNFKAKQTFHTLLVPVSAKYFITEGLSVSAGVNVGLILSAKSKLSADLGMGPLFEFDADKEVDIKDQVNTLNLAPFLGAEYALENGLFFDARYNLGVSNLAKNAQGNEKLTNSFIQVGVGFKFGGN
- a CDS encoding PhoH family protein, whose product is MFELTYDLEDIDAKIFYGVNNQYFNLIKSTFPTLKITGRDHFIFAMGNQEALDILKQKLDDIVRFISKNNSIGLKDVENILNIKDENEKQLIFDQDIIVKGVNGKIIKAKTTNLKKLVKETEKKDMVFAIGPAGTGKTYTSVALAAKALRDKEVKRIILTRPAVEAGESLGFLPGDLKEKLDPYLQPLYDALRDMIPHEKLEGFMEKKVIEVAPLAFMRGRTLDDAFVILDEAQNTTHAQMKMFLTRMGMNAKFIITGDPSQIDLPKNQQSGLKEAMRILKGVNEIGFVHLTEEDVVRHPVVKKIILAYNDEEKRLRND
- a CDS encoding SAM hydrolase/SAM-dependent halogenase family protein: MSIITLTSDFGNLDYRVAAVKGKILSLNPEVNIIDITHDIQAFNLIQTSYIVRNAYKYFPKGTIHIISVDSFYNRSRKNILYKADGSYFLAADNGILSLIFFDIKPEAIYEITLNNRFDDIINFTSTDIFVPAAVHLANGGLPEVIGRKIDTAKQLMFPKPVYNESERMIIGEVTYIDNFGNIISNISKDFFENIGKGYNSFTIKFRNLTLSRVFSSHTEVVSDWERETEFHGQSAAIFNDSQLLELTIYKGSRKNGAKSLFGLNVGENIYIEFA
- a CDS encoding dihydrolipoamide acetyltransferase family protein gives rise to the protein MAEYKLLLPSMGEGVMEATIITWLFNEGDNVKEDDSVVEIATDKVDSDVPTPVSGKIVKILKQKDEVAKVGEPIAILEIEGEGTASEEEVSSETTTAAAPDTETLKTIEEPLKTAATSTTEFSGDLYLSPLVKSIAQQENISEAELKSIKGSGLEGRITKEDILGYVSNRGNQPAPQAAPAPTAVTPQPAVSAPAATVPVSAGDEIIPMDRMRKIIAENMVKAKQIAPHVTSFIETDVTNVVKWRNKNKAIFEKREGEKLTFMPIFVKAVVKAIQDFPMINVSVSGENIIKKKNINIGMATALPDGNLIVPVIKNADQLSLSGLAKAINDLAYRARNKKLRPEDTQGATYTISNVGSFGNLMGTPIIPQPQVAILAIGAIVKKPAVLETKDGDVIAIRNLMFMSHSYDHRVVDGSLGGMMLKHVHDYLENWDLNTEI